The following proteins come from a genomic window of Anopheles ziemanni chromosome 3, idAnoZiCoDA_A2_x.2, whole genome shotgun sequence:
- the LOC131285533 gene encoding uncharacterized protein LOC131285533: MWSLLKRVVLWCCFFDSLLSSTVGTSGANRCLICNSTQTGCDEGLRKLVGNCTGGIVDSCFSRIADGVVDRGCLSQLLSSEERQQCSQGADSSCIACTENECNRHTWVKCAQCDDSGQLHDSCSDKQQARFCPQYLPDDSSYGNSQVVKEPSMSTTMKASFCPHFTTDDRCFSRILDQELERGCTSKLTLPDKVCEDNKNCLVCSEDGCNVESENSLLEVQMCLRCRSDTDDTMDCEKATNDQAKECDNLIDECYTRVQDGVMERDCLSTLSEQDRNKCQNEEDASCVSCVGRGCNVEQWLRCYRCSKLDKPSCAAPEDTELFAEFCDGFHYIEEKCYAKIVGDDVNRGCVTDLGIDIDPCEDSSMCAICTGDGCNYADESTLRRYKDCVSCSTDYEGEACEHTDHTTTVVTCDVECYTRVADGHLERGCLSSTDELVQAKCSDSSDQSCIVCDQSGCNSNLWRKCHQCQSSTSQTCAEEQEDAESTFCKAYNSQDKCYTKIINDQVERGCQSDAGSEVDLCTNAEVCDLCEEDSCNKAAGASLAHIKCQQCSSADSPDCALDGILTRNCLSTLDESVQAKCSDSSDQSCIVCDQSGCNSNLWRKCHQCQSSTSQTCAEEQEDAESTFCKAYNSQDKCYTKIINDQVERGCQSDAGSEVDLCTNAEVCDLCEEDSCNKAAGASLAHIKCQQCSSADSPDCALGNVESESCPLHSDRCYIAVDNDGILTRNCLSTLDESVQAKCSDSSDQSCIVCDQSGCNSNLWRKCHQCQSSTSQTCAEEQEDAESTFCKAYNSQEKCYTKIVNDQVERGCQSDAGSEVDLCTNAEVCDLCEEDSCNKAAGASLAHIKCQQCSSADSPDCALGNVESESCPLHSDRCYIAVDNDGILTRNCLSTLDESVQAKCSDSSDQSCIVCDQSGCNSNLWRKCHQCQSSTSQTCAEEQEDAESTFCKAYNSQEKCYTKIVNDQVERGCQSDAGSEVDLCTNAEVCDLCEEDSCNKAAGASLAHIKCQQCSSADSPDCALGNVESESCPLHSDRCYIAVDNDGILTRNCLSTLDESVQAKCSDSSDQSCIVCEQSGCNSNLWRKCHQCQSSTSQTCAEEQEDAESTFCKAYNSQDKCYTKIINDQVERGCQTDAGSEVDICTDAEVCDLCEEDSCNKAAGASLVHIKCQQCSSADSPDCALGNAESKSCPLQNDRCYTAVDNANNLIRGCFSNLNDDLLEPCQNETNQSCITCEETGCNMMVWPMCYRCHSSTESWCNGGLTIDKLRFCASYSKTNFCYASIVNDVLTRDCTTDRNAICNNNNACVACNSTGCNSISREELEHPHTCFQCSSNEGSCDVLEEKGQKCKHHSDRCYMKLSEGKLTRGCLSDIVSEECDVNNNCLVCDGKDCNNLAWPKCYQCSNATSVECSSTQQNSDRLQYCVDYQDTGCFTMVAEQSFVRGCIASISGNQCTDPEMCFKCTGQACNHHSYRSLFSPANCQQCHSDSGPSCVNGTTVSKLCKDPDDVCFYRKTPDQKGIHRGCLTDLSLAEQDNCRSPFSRSCHTCDQQGCNSAKWVACYQCSSLTNADCAMAQNDATNLKFCEKLDDHCFEDRTEQEIRRGCGLLYCDQKKTCVECNEDGCNGNSGSTLMPPHCLVCESSDPQCANGSLFDQDCEYLNEPCYSRITRNDSTLDGKLHRGCFSHLVEPHRSQCLEDTDQSCVTCTGNSCNRNPWRLCIQCSSEKVGNNCSRDASPLKASYCQRYKQDDRCFAKEVDGKVLRGCESDDNTMENVCEGLDTKHCFLCEKDHCNDKSLNAALRLPQYSFTLYIFMVTTIHILRSF, from the exons ATGTGGAGCCTACTGAAGAGGGTTGTACTTTGGTGCTGCTTCTTCGATTCTCTTCTAAGTAGCACAGTTG GTACTTCCGGAGCTAATCGGTGTCTGATATGCAACTCCACGCAGACAGGTTGTGACGAGGGACTGCGGAAACTCGTTGGAAACTGTACCGGAGGAATAGTTGATAGTTGCTTTTCTCGGATAGCAGATG GTGTGGTGGATCGTGGTTGCCTATCCCAGCTGTTATCCAGCGAAGAACGCCAGCAATGTTCACAAGGAGCAGACAGTTCCTGCATAGCTTGCACTGAAAATGAATGCAACCGTCACACTTGGGTAAAGTGTGCCCAGTGCGATGATAGTGGACAGTTGCACGACAGTTGTTCTGATAAGCAGCAAGCACGGTTTTGTCCACAGTATCTCCCGGATGATAGCTCCTATGGCAATTCTCAAGTGGTCAAAG AACCGTCAATGAGCACCACGATGAAGGCATCGTTCTGTCCACACTTCACCACCGACGATCGCTGCTTTTCACGAATATTGGATCAAGAATTAGAACGGGGTTGCACTTCGAAGCTCACCCTGCCTGACAAGGTTTGTGAAGACAACAAGAACTGTCTCGTATGCTCAGAAGATGGTTGCAACGTAGAGTCAGAGAATAGCTTGCTCGAGGTGCAAATGTGTCTGCGCTGTCGCTCAGATACTGATGATACTATGGATTGTGAAAAAGCGACCAACGATCAAGCTAAAGAATGTGATAACCTAATCGATGAGTGTTACACAAGAGTTCAAG ACGGAGTCATGGAGAGGGACTGTCTATCCACACTTTCTGAACAGGATAGGAACAAGTGCCAGAATGAGGAAGATGCGTCTTGTGTATCTTGCGTAGGTCGAGGTTGTAACGTAGAGCAATGGTTAAGATGCTACcgatgctctaagttggacaAACCAAGTTGTGCAGCTCCTGAAGATACCGAACTTTTTGCAGAATTTTGTGATggatttcattatattgaagAGAAGTGTTACGCCAAAATTGTTGGTGACGACGTCAATCGTGGATGTGTGACTGATCTTGGTATTGATATAGACCCATGTGAAGATAGCTCTATGTGTGCCATCTGCACCGGTGATGGATGCAACTATGCCGATGAAAGCACATTGAGGCGCTACAAAGATTGTGTTAGCTGCAGCACAGATTATGAAGGAGAAGCTTGTGAACACACGGATCATACAACAACCGTAGTAACCTGCGATGTTGAATGTTACACAAGAGTTGCAG ACGGCCACTTGGAGCGAGGCTGCCTTTCCAGCACTGATGAGTTGGTTCAAGCAAAATGTTCTGATTCAAGCGATCAGTCATGCATCGTTTGTGACCAGTCGGGTTGCAATAGCAATCTGTGGAGAAAGTGTCATCAGTGCCAATCTTCCACAAGCCAAACTTGCGCTGAGGAGCAGGAAGACGCTGAATCCACGTTTTGCAAGGCGTATAATTCGCAGGACAAATGTTACACCAAAATTATCAATGATCAGGTCGAGCGAGGTTGCCAGTCTGACGCCGGAAGCGAAGTCGACCTATGCACCAATGCCGAAGTGTGTGACTTGTGTGAGGAAGATTCCTGCAACAAAGCTGCCGGTGCATCGCTTGCCCATATTAAATGCCAACAATGTTCATCGGCCGATAGTCCTGACTGTGCTCTCG ATGGAATTTTGACACGCAACTGTCTCTCCACATTGGATGAGTCGGTTCAAGCAAAATGTTCTGATTCAAGCGATCAGTCATGCATCGTTTGTGACCAGTCGGGTTGCAATAGCAATCTGTGGAGAAAGTGTCATCAGTGCCAATCTTCCACAAGCCAAACTTGCGCTGAGGAGCAGGAAGACGCTGAATCCACGTTTTGCAAGGCGTATAATTCGCAGGACAAATGTTACACCAAAATTATCAATGATCAGGTCGAGCGAGGTTGCCAGTCTGACGCCGGAAGCGAAGTCGACCTATGCACCAATGCCGAAGTGTGTGACTTGTGTGAGGAAGATTCCTGCAACAAAGCTGCCGGTGCATCGCTTGCCCATATTAAATGCCAACAATGTTCATCGGCCGATAGTCCTGACTGTGCTCTCGGTAATGTTGAGAGTGAATCATGCCCTCTCCACAGCGATCGTTGCTATATAGCTGTGGACAATG ATGGAATTTTGACACGCAACTGTCTCTCCACATTGGATGAGTCGGTTCAAGCAAAATGTTCTGATTCAAGCGATCAGTCATGCATCGTTTGTGACCAGTCGGGTTGCAATAGCAATCTGTGGAGAAAGTGTCATCAGTGTCAATCTTCCACAAGCCAAACTTGCGCTGAAGAACAGGAAGACGCTGAATCCACGTTTTGTAAGGCGTATAATTCGCAGGAAAAATGTTACACCAAAATTGTCAATGATCAGGTCGAGCGAGGTTGCCAGTCTGACGCCGGAAGCGAAGTCGACCTATGCACCAATGCCGAAGTGTGTGACTTGTGTGAGGAAGATTCCTGCAACAAAGCTGCCGGTGCATCGCTTGCCCATATTAAATGCCAACAATGTTCATCGGCCGATAGTCCTGACTGTGCTCTCGGTAATGTTGAGAGTGAATCATGCCCTCTCCACAGCGATCGTTGCTATATAGCTGTGGACAATG ATGGAATTTTGACACGCAACTGTCTCTCCACATTGGATGAGTCGGTTCAAGCAAAATGTTCTGATTCAAGCGATCAGTCATGCATCGTTTGTGACCAGTCGGGTTGCAATAGCAATCTGTGGAGAAAGTGTCATCAGTGTCAATCTTCCACAAGCCAAACTTGCGCTGAAGAACAGGAAGACGCTGAATCCACGTTTTGTAAGGCGTATAATTCGCAGGAAAAATGTTACACCAAAATTGTCAATGATCAGGTCGAGCGAGGTTGCCAGTCTGACGCCGGAAGCGAAGTCGACCTATGCACCAATGCCGAAGTGTGTGACTTGTGTGAGGAAGATTCCTGCAACAAAGCTGCCGGTGCATCGCTTGCCCATATTAAATGCCAACAATGTTCATCGGCCGATAGTCCTGACTGTGCTCTCGGTAATGTTGAGAGTGAATCATGCCCTCTCCACAGCGATCGTTGCTATATAGCTGTGGACAATG ATGGAATTTTGACACGCAACTGTCTCTCCACATTGGATGAGTCGGTTCAAGCAAAATGTTCTGATTCAAGCGATCAGTCATGCATTGTCTGTGAACAGTCGGGTTGCAATAGCAATCTGTGGAGAAAGTGTCATCAGTGTCAATCTTCCACAAGCCAAACTTGCGCTGAGGAACAGGAAGACGCTGAATCCACGTTTTGTAAGGCGTATAATTCGCAGGACAAATGTTACACCAAAATTATCAATGATCAGGTCGAGCGAGGTTGCCAGACTGACGCCGGAAGCGAAGTCGACATATGCACCGATGCCGAAGTGTGTGACTTGTGTGAGGAAGATTCCTGCAACAAAGCTGCCGGTGCATCGCTTGTCCATATCAAATGCCAACAATGTTCATCGGCCGATAGTCCTGACTGTGCTCTGGGCAATGCCGAGAGTAAATCATGCCCTCTGCAAAACGACCGTTGCTATACAGCTGTGGACAATG CAAATAACCTTATACGGGGATGTTTTTCGAACCTGAACGATGATCTTCTTGAACCCTgccaaaatgaaacaaatcagTCATGTATCACCTGCGAGGAAACTGGATGTAATATGATGGTCTGGCCTATGTGCTATCGGTGCCATAGTTCAACTGAGTCCTGGTGTAACGGAGGCTTGACAATTGACAAACTGAGATTTTGTGCGTCATATAGCAAGACCAACTTTTGCTACGCATCAATTGTCAATGATGTTC TGACTAGAGATTGCACAACTGATAGAAATGCCATCTGCAACAATAACAACGCATGTGTTGCATGCAATAGTACTGGATGTAATTCAATATCCAGGGAAGAGTTGGAGCATCCTCACACATGCTTTCAGTGTAGCTCTAACGAAGGAAGCTGTGACGtgttggaagaaaaagggCAGAAATGCAAACATCACAGCGATCGATGCTACATGAAGCTTTCGGAAGGTAAACTCACAAGGGGATGCCTTTCAGATATCGTTTCGGAAGAGTGTGATGTAAATAACAACTGTCTGGTTTGCGATGGGAAAGATTGCAATAATCTAGCATGGCCAAAGTGTTACCAGTGTAGCAACGCAACAAGCGTAGAATGTTCCAGTACACAGCAAAACAGTGACAGGTTGCAGTATTGTGTGGACTACCAGGACACAGGGTGTTTCACCATGGTTGCAGAACAATCCT TTGTTCGCGGATGCATTGCCAGTATTTCGGGCAATCAGTGTACAGATCCGGAAATGTGCTTCAAATGCACTGGTCAAGCGTGTAATCATCACTCCTATAGAAGCCTCTTCAGTCCGGCTAATTGTCAACAGTGTCACTCGGACAGCGGCCCGAGCTGTGTGAATGGAACCACAGTGTCGAAGCTATGCAAAGACCCTGACGACGTTTGTTTCTACAGAAAGACCCCCGACCAGAAGGGAATACATCGTGGATGTCTGACGGATCTTTCCCTGGCAGAACAGGATAATTGTCGCAGCCCATTCAGCCGATCTTGCCATACGTGCGACCAGCAGGGTTGCAACAGTGCGAAATGGGTCGCGTGTTACCAGTGCAGTAGTCTAACGAATGCAGATTGCGCGATGGCGCAGAACGATGCGACCAATCTGAAGTTTTGCGAAAAACTGGACGATCACTGCTTTGAGGATCGGACTGAACAAGAAA TTCGCAGGGGTTGTGGACTTTTGTACTGTGACCAAAAGAAAACTTGCGTCGAATGCAACGAGGACGGCTGCAATGGGAACTCCGGAAGCACATTGATGCCACCACACTGTCTCGTGTGCGAATCCAGCGATCCGCAATGCGCCAATGGTTCCCTGTTCGATCAGGATTGCGAGTACCTTAACGAGCCGTGCTACTCTCGG ATAACACGAAATGATTCTACTTTAGATGGAAAACTTCACCGAGGTTGCTTCTCGCATTTGGTGGAACCTCATAGAAGCCAGTGTTTGGAAGATACGGATCAGTCTTGCGTCACCTGCACCGGGAACTCGTGCAACCGGAACCCGTGGAGATTGTGCATACAGTGCAGCTCGGAGAAAGTGGGTAACAATTGCTCCAGGGATGCAAGTCCTTTGAAGGCGAGCTATTGTCAACGGTATAAGCAAGATGATCGATGCTTTGCGAAGGAAGTCGATGGAAAAG TATTGCGTGGTTGTGAATCAGATGACAACACCATGGAAAACGTGTGCGAAGGATTGGACACGAAGCATTGTTTCTTGTGCGAGAAAGACCACTGCAACGATAAGTCGTTAAATGCAGCGTTGCGTTTACCGCAATACTCGTTTAcattgtatatttttatggTCACTACTATACACATACTCCGGTCCTTTTAA